A window of the Cicer arietinum cultivar CDC Frontier isolate Library 1 chromosome 6, Cicar.CDCFrontier_v2.0, whole genome shotgun sequence genome harbors these coding sequences:
- the LOC140920742 gene encoding uncharacterized protein, with protein sequence MKIAQSRQKSYADNRRRPLEFEEGDHIFLKVTPTIGIGRSLRVKKLSLRFIGPYQILHRVGPVAYQLALPPSLSGLHDVFNVSQLKKYIHDPSQTLHHDSIQLKPNLTFKPIPSRIVDRNLKTLRKNTISLVKVVWEGMSPEDATWELESEILEKYRHLFY encoded by the coding sequence atgaaaatagCCCAAAGTCGACAAAAGAGTTATGCTGACAACAGAAGAAGGCCTCTAGAATTTGAAGAAGGTGATCACATTTTTCTTAAAGTCACTCCCACTATAGGTATTGGAAGATCTTTAAGAGTAAAGAAATTGAGTCTTCGTTTCATAGGTCCTTACCAAATCCTTCATCGTGTAGGTCCAGTGGCATACCAATTAGCTTTACCTCCTTCTTTGTCTGGATTACACGATGTCTTCAATGTGTCTCAACTCAAAAAGTACATTCATGACCCGTCACAAACTTTACACCATGATTCCATCCAATTGAAACCAAATCTCACTTTTAAACCGATACCAAGTCGAATTGTGGACCGTAACTTGAAAACGTtaagaaaaaatacaatttcattGGTGAAGGTTGTTTGGGAAGGTATGTCGCCCGAAGATGCCACATGGGAACTTGAGTCCGAGATTTTGGAGAAGTATCGTCACTTGTTTTATTAG
- the LOC101489944 gene encoding uncharacterized protein, which produces MEIPEHRKKMVNRMGPNKRRVADEYMAGVFEFAQFACAQEKFKKEGKLRCPCKICKCKKHQFVGDITGHLCMKGFMDDYYYWTNHGEKRPPIPSVVSNNYYKCSGVREDFNDFEQMVMDAVGPSLGTYIEQQIDDCGDQIREDPNPKARIFFDMLKAAQAPLYNGCENYSELSAAIQALSIKSDFNISKICFNQWMYFMGKALPNENRMLDNFYRAKKSVEKLGLGCIKIHCCLHGCMIYYFPVDKNLRSYKIYGEDRYKSVIRNGKVREVPLKNMWYFPLIPRLQRLYSSMQTASQMRWHRENIRDPSYLSHPSDG; this is translated from the coding sequence ATGGAAATTCCCGAACATCGCAAGAAGATGGTTAATAGGATGGGTCCTAATAAGAGAAGAGTAGCAGATGAGTATATGGCTGGTGTTTTCGAGTTCGCGCAATTTGCTTGTGCacaagaaaaattcaaaaaagaagGAAAGTTGAGATGCCCGTGTAAAATATGTAAGTGTAAGAAACATCAGTTCGTTGGCGATATCACGGGACACCTTTGTATGAAGGGATTTATGGATGATTACTATTATTGGACTAACCATGGTGAAAAAAGGCCTCCAATTCCGTCAGTGGTTTCAAACAACTATTACAAATGTAGTGGGGTTCGGGAAGACTTCAATGACTTTGAGCAAATGGTAATGGATGCAGTCGGACCATCTCTTGGTACATATATTGAGCAACAAATAGATGACTGTGGAGACCAAATTAGGGAAGATCCTAACCCAAAAGCCAGAATCTTTTTTGATATGTTGAAAGCTGCACAAGCTCCCTTGTATAATGGTTGTGAAAATTATTCTGAACTTTCTGCTGCAATACAAGCTTTAAGTATCAAGTCAGACTTCAATATCTCTAAGATTTGCTTTAATCAATGGATGTATTTTATGGGAAAGGCGTTGCCAAATGAAAATCGAATGCTTGACAACTTCTATCGTGCAAAGAAATCAGTGGAAAAGCTTGGATTGGGTTGCATAAAGATTCATTGTTGCCTACATGGATGTATGATATATTACTTTCCTGTTGATAAAAATCTTCGTAGTTATAAAATTTATGGTGAAGATCGTTACAAAAGCGTCATTAGAAATGGTAAGGTTAGAGAagttcctttaaaaaatatgtggtaTTTCCCTCTTATCCCAAGGCTTCAAAGACTTTATTCGTCAATGCAAACTGCAAGCCAAATGAGGTGGCATCGTGAGAATATAAGAGATCCAAGCTATTTATCGCATCCATCTGATGGATAG
- the LOC113784450 gene encoding uncharacterized protein produces MRQIRWMEFLKDCDFELKYHPCKANVVTDALSKKLLHVAYMMVNEMNLLEDFRNLNLNMIPLDEGILLCSIEISSDLRDRIKEAQEYDKELPSKITQSNFSITLDGIIIFRGRIGVFNAENLRKMIFEEAYKSALSIHPGAT; encoded by the coding sequence ATGAGGCAAATCAGGTGGATGGAGTTTTTGAAAGACTGTGATTTTGAGTTAAAGTATCATCCATGTAAAGCAAATGTGGTCACTGATGCCTTAAGTAAAAAATTACTCCATGTAGCCTACATGATGGTTAATGagatgaacttattagaagaCTTTAGAAACCTTAACCTAAACATGATACCATTAGATGAAGGAATCCTATTATGCTCTATAGAAATCTCTTCTGATCTTCGTGATAGGATTAAGGAAGCTCAAGAGTATGATAAAGAGTTACCGTCCAAGATAACTCAATCAAACTTTTCCATCACTTTAGATGGGATCATCATATTTAGAGGAAGAATTGGTGTATTTAATGCTGAAAACTTGAGAAAGATGATTTTTGAGGAAGCCTATAAAAGTGCATTATCAATTCACCCAGGTGCCACCTAG